Within Dysgonomonas sp. HDW5A, the genomic segment GCGTCTTGATGAGTGTCATAGTTATGACTTCGTGTAACATGTCCGCTTTTAAAAACGGAGTCAAAGGAAATGGCAATATGGTTTCTAAAGAAATAGCCATAGACGATTACAATAGCATTTCAGTAAGTAACCAGTTTGATATTGTCTACACACAAAAAGTAGATGAGAAACCTTATTTACGTATCGAAATCGATGAAAACCTAGTTAATTATGTATCGGCAACAGTAGAAAACAACAAGTTAACGATAGAGTCTACCTCAGAGATTAATCCTAAGTATTATAAAATATATACTAACTCGACTTCTTTATCTGAGCTTTCGGCTGGTGGAATAAATGATATCGAATTAAAAGACTCGATCTATTCCGAAAATCTGCAAATATCAGGGTCGGGAGCCGGACATATTACAGCCAAAAATCTGCATTGTAAGAATATAAACATAAATATGTCAGGTATTGCAGATATAACTCTTGGTGGAGAAGCTTCTAATCTAAATATGTCTGTTAGTGGGAAAGCCAATATTAATGCATACGAGTTGGAATCGGAGAATGCAGATTGTTCTGTATCAGGAATGGGATATGTCGATATATATGCATCCCAAGTACTTTCTGCTCATGTTAGCGGTGTAGGGAAAATCAATTATAAAGGGAATCCGAAAGAAAAAAATCTATCAACCAGTGGCATCGGTAGTATAAAAGCAAAAGAATAGTCTAAAAAACTATTTTGTTGTAACATATCATCAAACAAAAGAGTCTTACATAAAAAGACGGGGAGAATTGCTATTCTCCCATACAAGATATTCACTTTACTTAAATTGCAATTATGAAAAAAATCTTAGCTGTCCTATGTGTACTAGTCGCAATCACATCCTGTAAGGCAAGTTCCAACTCTTCCACTAAAGGGAATAAAAAAATAACTTCTGTTGAAAAGTCTGTAACTTCATATTCTGAAATATCCGTTGCCGGATCTTGTGATATCATTTATGAACAGAAGTCCAATCAGAAACCGTATTTGCGTATTGAAATAGATGATAATCTTCAACAATACGTAAAAGCTCAAGTCAAGAATGGTGTCTTGCAAGTATCACTAGACGGTAGAAACATTCAACCAAGCAAATTCAGGGCTTATACAAACTCTGCCTCTCTAACTAAGGTAAGAATAGCCGGATCGGGAGATGTGACACTCAAAAATGAGCTTAAATCTCCTTCATTAAATATATCCATAGCAGGTTCGGGAGACCTAACTGCCGAGAACCTTCAATGCAACGATTTCTCTATTTCTATAGCAGGTTCGGGTGATGCTGAATTGAAAGGCAAGGCAACCAACAGCAATATTTCGATAAGTGGAAGTGGCGATATAGATGCCGGTAATCTGGTAACAAAAAACACAATCTGTTCAATACAGGGTTCGGGAGGAGCCAGAGTATATGCAACTGAAGAACTCACTGCAAAAATAAGTGGTAGCGGAGATATTCGATTTAAAGGAAATCCCATAAAACTCAACAAAACAGTTAGAGGATCGGGAAGTATATCTTCTTTTTAAAATATAAAACGCCCTTTTTTAAGTAAAGCCGATATTTGCAATATAGATTGCGAGTGTCGGCTTTATAAGTAGTTCAACAAACCTATCGAAATAAATTTACTCAATTTGTTTCAGTGGGTTTGTTGCATTATGTATCTTTGTCTTATATATGGATATGGATAATCTACTACAAGAACTCAACGGATCACAACGTGAAGCTGTTGAATATAATGACGGTCCCTCACTCGTTATAGCCGGAGCCGGATCGGGTAAGACACGTGTACTTACTTACAAAATTGCCTATTTACTACATCTGGGGCTTCCCCCGCACAATATATTATCGCTCACTTTTACCAACAAAGCGGCACGTGAAATGAAAGCACGTGTAGGACAATTAATGGGCGAAAGTGTAGCACGCCGTTTATGGATGGGTACATTCCACTCGATATTTTCAAGAATTCTCAGAACCGAAGCCGAAAAGATTGGATTCACGTCTAATTTTACCATCTTCGATTCAGCCGATTCACGTAACCTGATAAAGACCATTATCAAAGAATATCAGTTGGATGATAAAGTGTACAAGCCCGCCCGTATACAATCGATGATTTCCAATGCAAAGAATGCTTTAGTATCGCCTATTGCCTATGCCCAAAGTAAAGAGATGCAGGAATATGATATGAAAGCTAAAGTTCCGATGGTTAAGGATATCTACAGATCGTACAATGCCCGTTTGCAGGCGTCTAACACCATGGACTTTGATGATTTGCTATATTATACCAATAGATTATTCAGAGACCACCCTGAGGTCTTAAAGAACTACCAGGATCGTTTCCAGTTTATTCTAGTAGATGAGTATCAGGATACTAACTTTGCTCAATACCTTGTAGTTAAACAATTGGCTGATGCACATCATCGTGTATGTGTGGTAGGAGACGATGCACAAAGTATCTACTCGTTTCGTGGAGCTAATATCGATAATATTCTTAATTATAAGAGTAATTATCCCGAAGCTCGTATATTTAAACTTGAACAGAATTATCGTTCTACTCAGAATATTGTAAATGCAGCCAATAGCCTTATCAAACAAAATAAGGGGCAGATACAAAAAAATGTTTTTTCAGAAAATCAGGTAGGCGAAAAACTCGAAGTAGCCAGTGCATTCTCGGACTTCGAAGAAGGAGTAATCGTTGCCAATAAAATACAAGACCTCCGACGACATAGAGATTCATCTTACAGTGATTTTGTAATTCTTTACAGAACCAATGCACAGTCGCGTGTATTCGAAGAGTCGCTTCGTAAGAAGAATATACCGTATCGTATATATGGCGGACTTTCGTTCTACCAACGAAAAGAAATAAAAGATGTTATTGCCTATTTTCGTATGGTAGTCAATCCGAAAGATGAGGAAGCATTTAAACGTATCATCAATTATCCGACCCGGGGAATAGGAAATACGACAGTGGGTAAGATTGTAGATACAGCCCAGCTTCACAATCTCAGTTTATGGGAAACGATAAGTGATCCGTTAGGTCATAATCTGAATGTAAATGCAGGAACAGCTAAAAAGCTTAAAGATTTCCAAATTCTAATTGATGGCTTTATAAAGGAATTGCCTGTAGCTTCAGCATACGAATTAGCTACTAAAATAGTCAAGGAAAGTGGTATCGCCAGAGAAGCTTATCAAGACCAAACACCTGAAGGAATGAGCCGTCAGGAGAACTTACAGGAGCTTTTAGGTGGTATACATGAATTTTGTGAATCGAGAGTGGAGGAAGGCGAGCAAAATATCGGATTGATTGATTTCTTATCCGAAGTTTCGCTATTGAGTGATCAGGATACCGATAAGGAAGGGGATCATGAGAAAGTAACTATGATGACTATTCATGCCTCGAAAGGACTTGAGTTTAAGAATGTGTTTGTTGTTGGATTGGAAGAAGATCTTTTCCCGTCCTCTATGACTAAATCCGAACCCAAAGGCTTGGAAGAGGAACGTCGCTTATTTTATGTAGCCATAACCAGAGCCGAACAGTTTTGTATGCTTACCTATGCAAAGAGTCGTTTTCGTAACGGGCAGACCAACTCCTGCAATCCAAGTCGGTTCCTTAAAGATATAAATCCGGAGTACCTCAATGCCAATGCAGGTGTATTGGAAGGCAGTATGGGTGGATTCTCTCAACAAACACAAGGCAGCTTCTGGGATAATGTACGTAAAAACAGAGAAGAGAAAGAGGAAATTAGGCAGGTACAACTAAGAGAGGATTCGATTTTCGAAAGCCCCCAGATACCATCACGAGAAAATAAATACTCTAAGCCCAACTTTGTAAATGCACGAACCGCCGAGCCTAAAACGCCTCTAACAAAGGATATTTATGGTATACAAGTGGGTGCGGTAATCAAGCACGAACGATTCGGTATAGGTACAGTTAGTGCTATTGAGGGTGATGCCGCGAGTCGAAAAGCGACTGTCGAGTTCGAAAATGCTGGGGTAAAACAATTACTCTTAAAATTTGCCCGATTCGAGATTATCGGTTAATTATAAAGCCAACTCGTTATAAATGATACGGGCCATATCCTCATATCCTTTTTGATTGGGGTGTACGCCATCCATCGTAAAAACGCCTCTATTTGTGTGTACATCTGTTGGCGGAACCCAATATGGCTCTTTTGAAAAGTCCCAGTCACATAAGTTATAGAAGTCTATGCAATGAACCTTATATTTATTGCAACATTCAACAACTGCATCTCTTTTTCGGAGCCAATTGTCTGATCTTGAAAATTTATTGAATCTGTTACTTCGTTTTTGAGGTAAAGTGGTACAAAATACCAGAAATGGTCTTTCGGGAGAAATATCCTCAGCACTTAACATATGAGTACTGTCATCCATGTTATAATGCTTATCGATTTTTTCTATTATATGTGCTACTGCCTGTATAAAAGTATAACCTGAATAATCTTTTGTAATGTCGGTTTCTTTGACCGGAATTTCATCTGTTGCCCCAAAAGTACCTACTTCACCCTTTACTCCGGCATCATTTCCTCCTACTAAACAGATTATAATATCAGGCTTATAGTCAAAAATCAGCTGCAATTGTGCATCTCTGGCTAACTGACTTGTTGTGTATCCGGGAAAGCCTCCCGCATATACTTCGGCTCCTGTTAATTCTTCAAGTGCCGATTTATACCACGGGTATTCCGATGAAGAAATACTGTCGCCATATAAAAGAATCTTTTTTCCTTTTAATGGGATTTTCATGTTTTTACGGTATACTTTTAATTGATTGATATCTTTGCTCTTATGCCCATAGTTACAACTCGGTGCAGAGAGTATAAACATCAGCAAGATTATTGTAAACCTGACTACTGTAGATAGGTTATTAGACTTAGATAATATCATAAGATAGGTTCTCTAAAATTAGTAGGCAGACCTCATAAAAAAGAAAGCCACCTTTAAATTAAAGTTGACTTTCTTCTTTATAGTAGTAACGTTTTTATTTAAGCTTCGCTATCATCAGCGTCTTCGTTTACCGGAGCTATCAGCTTGTAACCTTTTCCGTGAATATTGATAATTTCAATTTCAGGATCAGCTTTTAACAGCTTTCTAAGCTTAGTAATATAAACATCCATACTTCTGGCATTAAAGTAGTTATCATCTACCCATATTTGTTTTAAAGCATGGTTACGTTCCAAAATATCATTAGCATGAGCACAAAGTAATCCTAAAAGTTCCGATTCCTTTGTTGTCAATTTGGTACTCTCTCCACTAATGGTTAGGATTTGTTTTTGAGTATCAAAAACCATTTTACCAAATTGATATACTTGACGATCTTTACCTTTTTTGCCTTTTACTCTTCTGAATATAGCTTCGATACGAAGCACCAATTCTTCCATACTAAAAGGTTTGGTAATATAGTCATCAGCTCCGGCCTTAAAGCCATCCAAGATATCATCCTTCATATTTTTAGCTGTTAAAAATATAATTGGAATATCCGGATTAATTGCTCTAATTTCTTTTACCAATGTTATTCCGTCTTTCTTGGGCATCATTACGTCTAAAACACATAAATCGTATTTTTCTTTAACAAAACCCTTATACCCGGCTTCTCCGTCCGGATATAAATCTGTGTCGAATCCTTTAGCTTGGAGGTACTCTCTGAGTAACATTCCTAGGTTTTCGTCATCTTCACATAAAAATAATTTCAACTTCTCTTCCATAATATCTCTACTTTATATTGAATAAACTTATAATAAATTTGGTTCCTTGTCCCAATTCACTTTCTACTTTAATAGTTCCTTTATGATCTTCAACTATTTTCTTAACATAAGCCAGACCTAATCCAAAACCTTTTACATCGTGTAGGTTTCCGGTAGACACCCTAAAGAAGCGTTCAAAAATCTTTTTAGCATCTTCTTTTTTTATACCTATTCCATTATCTTCAACACTTATATATATCTTATTGTTTTGATTCCATGTCCTTATCATCAATTCTAAGGTCACATCTTCGCGTCTATATTTAAGTGCATTATCTAACAAATTAAATAAAACATTTGTAAAGTGCATTTCATCTGCACTTATTAATGTATCATTTGCTTCGAGATCAATATCAATTTTTCCTCCGAATTTTTCAACCTTAAGCTGAAAAGTGTTCGCTACATTTACGATTACATCATTTGCATCTAACTCTTTGAATTTCAGCGTTGCCTTTTGCTTCTCGAAAAGAGACATCTGCAAAACCTTTTCTACCTGAAAACTCAGACGTTTAGTTTCATCATTTATAACACTTGATATGTGTTTAAATATTTCCGGTGACTTCATTATTCCCGGATCTTTTAGCATCTGGGCAGCCAAAGAAATTGTCGATACAGGAGTCTTCAACTCGTGAGTCATGTTATTCATAAAGTCGCTCTTCATTTCCGACAAACGCTTTTGTCTGAATATTAAATAGATTGATATTATAAATGTCACTAAAAGAATTAATGTAAATACAAAAGCCGGTACTATAAACGAAATCTCATCACTAAAAAGATAATCTTTCTTTGTAGGAAAAGATACCCTCAGGTAGTTTAACTTATCAATAGGATCATTAGGATATAATACCTGAGTATATAATGCATTCTTATCAGGCTCTCCATAATTCTCCTGTTTATATACAGGTTTATCATTTTTATCTACAATTTCGAACCGAAATGGTAAATCGATACCATTGTATCGGAGTTCGTCTTTTATATTATCGTTTAATGTTTTATAATTTAATTTTTCATCCAGAGGAACTGTACTTGATGTTTGAATTAATTTATAGATCACATTATCTAATAACTGCCTTTGATAATCGTAACGTTGCTTAAATAATTCTTGTATATTAAACGATGCCTGTGCTAAAGCATTTGCTCCTCCACGCGAAGCATTGTTGCTCTTTGGCGATTTTATACTGGTCGTTTGAGAAATATTATACTCCATATTCATGATCGGAGCACCCGTAGGGTCAGTAATTTGTATTTGCTGAGTATGTGTTACGGTTTTTTCTCCTCCTAATGGATCTTTATACCCATTTTTATTCTGAAAATCAATAATTTCCTGATCCAGATATTTTTTAGTCTGATCCAGTTCTAAATTTTTAGATACTTGGTAAAGGCTTCTGCTTACTGCCTCTTCAAACTGATCATTCCTCATTTTAAGGGAGATACGGAAATAACTAATCTGCAAGTACAGTAGACCGAAAAAGGTGAAAGCCATCACCCCTGCGAGTAACCATATCGTTGATTTTTTCATTTTCTTTTATTTTCCATATACATTATAACCGAGCAATTATCAAGTACCTATGATATCTTAAAACAAAGATAATCTATTTTTGTTTAACATTTAGACTTAAAAATCGAAGATCTCTTTTTTTTTATTTTATTAAAAATCTTAGACAAAAATAAAGAAAATAAATAGAATTCATCTATAAAACCCCATCAAAGTCTATTAATATAGAACACAGACGATTCATCTACTACTCTGTAAGAGTAAATCGAAGACTTATTCCGAAATTAGTATTGGATGTTGGGTAGGAACTTGATGATATTAGTGGTGAATTTACAACACGATCGTAGAAAGCCCGTAGTAATAAGGCTCTGCTTAATGTGTATTCGGCCGATAGTTTGAGTGTCAATATCGTACTACCGCTTGTAGCATCAGTAAATCCTTCGTCTATCCGGCGTATCAAAGCATGATTTGTTCTTCTGGAGATATCGGCGGTCACATTTAAATCATTATTAAATCCTCTGTCGTTTTTAATCGGCAGTCCTATCAATTTATTAAATTCGTTAATACGATACCCTGCACCCAAAACAAAATCCTTTTGGAGTGTCTCTACAATTTGGAATGATGTTATGCTGAGGTTCAACATTCTGGAATAATTATATCGTGCTTTCAAAGTCAGGTTATTAGTCATAGTACCTTCCGCTCCCAGTAGTGGATTGAACTGTTCGATAAGGTTAACAGAAGATATGTCGTATGCCGAGGTTGGAAGAGGCATAGCTACATCATCCAGACTCTTTATGAATCCTATATTATCACCGGCTTCAATCCAAGTTAGGAACGACGAATATGATCCGACACTGTATTGAGCTGTATAGGCATGTGATAGAATAAAATTCTTGAACTTATCTTTAAACCAAGGTAAGGTTGTCAATCCATCGTAATTTACTCGCCAGTTAGGCAACATCGACAATAATTTCGGGAATGCAGTCAAAGCAATATTATTGGCACTACCTCCACTTGTATAGGCTGAAAGAAATGCAGGAATCAGAACATCCGGTGAATTTGGATTCACAACTCCATTGGCTGGATCAAATAACTTATTACCTAATCCTGCCTCAGCGATAAAACCAACATTAGGATAATAAATACCCGAATATTTATCCGTCAATCGTTTTGCTATAATATCCCTGTTTTTTAAGAACTTACTAAATGATGCTGATTTATAGTTATTTCCAATATTACTACTTTCGAAACTCGATCCAATGGCAATTGTACTCATCGTAAAGCTACCTCCAAATATTTTTGTGACATTAGCCTGAGTATCGTACTGGAATGTGGTCCGGTCATTTTTTTCATGCAAAGCAGTCAGCCTGACTTTCAATCCGCGTATAGGTTCTATCTGGGCTTCGAAATCGAATTTACTAATTGAATTATATACCGCAGGACTTATGCTCATTTCATTCAACACCAGCCAGTCATTACGAAGCGATTTATCGATATACTGTTCACCACCGTCGAACCCAAAAGCAAACCCAACACCGGGGGTCATTCCATATTCGGTTTGTTTTTGTCCAAAGACATCTCCAATGCCCGGTCGGAAGCCTCCGATGGCTGTTTCTTCACGAGTAGAGTAATTAAATGAGACTGATCTTACTGACATTAATCCTCGAGCTGTATACTGGGCTATTTTATATAAAGTGGTCTCTTCCTGATCTCCTTTTTCGACAATATTGATTTTTATTTGTGCCGTATCCTTCGTTGTGATACGTATGGTATTTTCGTCAACACGCTTGTATTTAACTTTAAACAACTTAGTACCTTGTCTAGCTACAAGCTGAATATTCTTCGTATTCATCCCATGCTTCACGATGGTTGCAGAATCGGTATTTAATCGAACCTCCTGCTCGAAACGTTTCTTTCGGTTCTCGGAAGGGCGTCTCTCTCTTTGGGCATTCTGACGACGACGGTTAATATCGAATTTATCATTTACTTTCTTCAAGAAGGGAGATCTATTGTATAGTGATGTAAGGTCTAACCTATTATTGAATGTCAAGGTCAGATTATTAGTTATGGTATTTCCTACCTCTACAGTAGTATCTATAACCGCTCCCCGATCCCAAGTGTAGCCACTGTCGTAATTGGCCGATGAGCTGATCCAGTCTAAAAACGGTATATTATTTAGAGGCAATGCATATGTTACCCTGGCAGTCTGTCTGTATGCCAGCGGGTCTCCCAGATTACGTATGCTTCGCAAAACATCATCTCGCCAAAGCTCATAATCATCTCTATTCAATTTTTTATTCACCTGCAAAAAAGGCTCTTCTATTTCGGCTCGGGTACCTGTTTGAATACTTATTTTTAAGTTTCTTAATAGATCCCAATTAATACTAAAGTCTCGATCCCAATAAAAGTTCTGGCTCCAAGTCAAAAATAAGTTTTCATTAGTACTGCCTCCTCCTAAAATATATCCATCTAAATCTCTTACCAATGTTTCTGTATAAAAACGTGTCATATACGAATTGAAAGATATATTGCTCGGCAAATAATTTATTCCCAGAGACTTCGGATATTTAGCCAATGGTGCTTTGCTTTGCATGCTCTTAAATGGAGCCCAAGTCTTCATCGAAGGTGAATATGAATAGTTTAAGCTTGCTTTGTAATTCTTCGTCTGATCGTAAACTGTAGTCGGATTCTTCACTTCGGTCTGACTATATGCGTAGCCGAAAGTAAAGTTTGCAGGGTCATAAGGCATTGGAGTCTTACTCTGAATATTTACTTTCATATTGGTTAAGCTCAAATTCTTTGTCGTAGTTCGGTCTTGAGCTAAACTTTTTATTGAATCTTTTTCGGCTCTTGTTTCTACAATGCTCAACGATTCTTTCAAAGTTACATCCTGATCCAACGGATCATATTTAGGTGTAGTAGTTTGATTAGAATAAGAATAATAAAGGGGCAGATTCACTTTTGCTTTCTCGGGTAAGAACCTTCCTAAATCTACAGTTGTAGCAATATCATACGAATAAAAATCATCTAAACGCCGTTCCATCAGGTTTTGATCGATTGAACCAAATCCGGAGGTTTCTTTTCTTCCCGAAAAAGAAATTGTTCCAACATCCGACAATGCAATGTTCAGATTGCCTTGTGCCGCCCATCCATTCTCATCGTCATAGTCTGTCAATCGCAGTTCATTCACCCACACCTCGCCTGATTTTACCGTACGCGAATTATTACGTATACCGATCATTATTACGTTTACTTCCGAAAGACTTGGATTACCGATAACAGTTATCTTATTGGCAACCTTCTCCGGATCGTAATCCGAATATCGCTCTGTATACGAAACTTTCGACCCAACCTGTCTCTTCTCCTTATTTCTTTTAAGTTTCAGATTCTTTAAAATCTCCAAAGGAAAATCAAACATGTTATTAGTTGGCCATACGATCCGTTGGTCGGTGGGGTTATTCGTATTATAATTCCCGGCAGGAGTTATAGATAAAGGTATTTCGTATTCGTAATAATTACTTCTATAATCGGATCCTAATCTCAGAAAAACGGTCATCTCACCATCGGCAATTGGGGGACCATCGATAAGTTCCTCTGCATGAGTAAACATTTGCAAGCGTTTGTAGCGACGAAGATCATAACTGGTCGGCTTAAATACAGCTCTGGCATCTTCCGGCTCCAGTTTTAAAACCTGCAAAGCAAGTGCTTGCTCATTCTCTTGTCTTACCTGAGGTTGACTAGGATCTAAAATACGTGTAACTCCCGGAGGAAGAACATAATTAACAGGAGTTTTTGTACTGTTTTCTTCAATATTTACAGCGAATATATTTAGTGATCCCAATCCTTGATTTATACCATCCTGAAGGGTTTGTGTGTATACTCGCCAATCACCTCTCACTAAATCGAGTGTACCGAACCTCAAATACGTAGTTTGTTTGAAGCCGGTAAGAAACATACGCATAAAACGTATTGAAGTAAAATCTTTAATATTTCCTACTACTTCTTTTTGAGGCGTACGGATAGGTACCTGAAACTGATACCATGTTATATTTCCTTTCTGACCGTTACGTAACTCCACTTCAACAGTACGCTTATCTGAAATGAAATTTCTTCCCACCTCCATTTGGTCCGGCTGTAAATGTACCTTGTATTGGTAATACCGTTCGTTCTCGTTCATGGTATTATCCTGATCCAAATCTTCTACATCCGGATGAATGGTAGCTGCCATCGAAAAACCGTTTGCACCCGAATCTCCCTCTGCAGAGTTTCCTTCGGTTCCATTAAAGTATTTATACCTTGCAATAATACCCAGTCTCTCTCTATCATAATCTGCCCCACGATAATGGTGGTACTTATCGCCTGATAAGTCATTTAACGGCGAAAAAGGGTCTTGCAACATGGCAGCCTCTGTTGCTCCCGAAATCTTAGACCTAAAAGTTGCCAGATATTTTGCGTATGTTTCGAATTGAGCTTCTTCGGTTCTACTCAAACCGTTTAAACCCACATCTTGTTTAGCTATAGAAGCAGCTCCCCCCGAAAGGTCAAAGGCATATACCGTAGATTGACGGGTAGGAACCTTACCCCAAACATTATAGGTATAAGCTGATGGATCATCATCTAAAGGAAGCCCGTTTTCATAAAACTTCCGACCGTCTTTTAATATGTCTTCCGAGATATCTCCCAGATTAAAATATAAATCTCCTCCATCATTTTTATACTTCGCTTGATCATTATACACAAAAGGATCCATCAGCCAAAATTGGATATACTCAATATTGGTACTTTCAAAATCTCTGTTATCTATCTTGCGGGTAATCCCTCCCCATCTTTTGTCCGGGTTTAGCAATGTACCTTCGGGAGTGATATTTGTAGCATCGAGGTTATACATACCTCTTTCCTGAGGGTAGTAAGTTAAGTTAAGAGT encodes:
- a CDS encoding SGNH/GDSL hydrolase family protein, which translates into the protein MKIPLKGKKILLYGDSISSSEYPWYKSALEELTGAEVYAGGFPGYTTSQLARDAQLQLIFDYKPDIIICLVGGNDAGVKGEVGTFGATDEIPVKETDITKDYSGYTFIQAVAHIIEKIDKHYNMDDSTHMLSAEDISPERPFLVFCTTLPQKRSNRFNKFSRSDNWLRKRDAVVECCNKYKVHCIDFYNLCDWDFSKEPYWVPPTDVHTNRGVFTMDGVHPNQKGYEDMARIIYNELAL
- a CDS encoding head GIN domain-containing protein, whose protein sequence is MKKILAVLCVLVAITSCKASSNSSTKGNKKITSVEKSVTSYSEISVAGSCDIIYEQKSNQKPYLRIEIDDNLQQYVKAQVKNGVLQVSLDGRNIQPSKFRAYTNSASLTKVRIAGSGDVTLKNELKSPSLNISIAGSGDLTAENLQCNDFSISIAGSGDAELKGKATNSNISISGSGDIDAGNLVTKNTICSIQGSGGARVYATEELTAKISGSGDIRFKGNPIKLNKTVRGSGSISSF
- a CDS encoding response regulator transcription factor — translated: MEEKLKLFLCEDDENLGMLLREYLQAKGFDTDLYPDGEAGYKGFVKEKYDLCVLDVMMPKKDGITLVKEIRAINPDIPIIFLTAKNMKDDILDGFKAGADDYITKPFSMEELVLRIEAIFRRVKGKKGKDRQVYQFGKMVFDTQKQILTISGESTKLTTKESELLGLLCAHANDILERNHALKQIWVDDNYFNARSMDVYITKLRKLLKADPEIEIINIHGKGYKLIAPVNEDADDSEA
- a CDS encoding sensor histidine kinase KdpD gives rise to the protein MKKSTIWLLAGVMAFTFFGLLYLQISYFRISLKMRNDQFEEAVSRSLYQVSKNLELDQTKKYLDQEIIDFQNKNGYKDPLGGEKTVTHTQQIQITDPTGAPIMNMEYNISQTTSIKSPKSNNASRGGANALAQASFNIQELFKQRYDYQRQLLDNVIYKLIQTSSTVPLDEKLNYKTLNDNIKDELRYNGIDLPFRFEIVDKNDKPVYKQENYGEPDKNALYTQVLYPNDPIDKLNYLRVSFPTKKDYLFSDEISFIVPAFVFTLILLVTFIISIYLIFRQKRLSEMKSDFMNNMTHELKTPVSTISLAAQMLKDPGIMKSPEIFKHISSVINDETKRLSFQVEKVLQMSLFEKQKATLKFKELDANDVIVNVANTFQLKVEKFGGKIDIDLEANDTLISADEMHFTNVLFNLLDNALKYRREDVTLELMIRTWNQNNKIYISVEDNGIGIKKEDAKKIFERFFRVSTGNLHDVKGFGLGLAYVKKIVEDHKGTIKVESELGQGTKFIISLFNIK
- a CDS encoding head GIN domain-containing protein is translated as MKILVCVLMSVIVMTSCNMSAFKNGVKGNGNMVSKEIAIDDYNSISVSNQFDIVYTQKVDEKPYLRIEIDENLVNYVSATVENNKLTIESTSEINPKYYKIYTNSTSLSELSAGGINDIELKDSIYSENLQISGSGAGHITAKNLHCKNININMSGIADITLGGEASNLNMSVSGKANINAYELESENADCSVSGMGYVDIYASQVLSAHVSGVGKINYKGNPKEKNLSTSGIGSIKAKE
- a CDS encoding ATP-dependent helicase; this translates as MDNLLQELNGSQREAVEYNDGPSLVIAGAGSGKTRVLTYKIAYLLHLGLPPHNILSLTFTNKAAREMKARVGQLMGESVARRLWMGTFHSIFSRILRTEAEKIGFTSNFTIFDSADSRNLIKTIIKEYQLDDKVYKPARIQSMISNAKNALVSPIAYAQSKEMQEYDMKAKVPMVKDIYRSYNARLQASNTMDFDDLLYYTNRLFRDHPEVLKNYQDRFQFILVDEYQDTNFAQYLVVKQLADAHHRVCVVGDDAQSIYSFRGANIDNILNYKSNYPEARIFKLEQNYRSTQNIVNAANSLIKQNKGQIQKNVFSENQVGEKLEVASAFSDFEEGVIVANKIQDLRRHRDSSYSDFVILYRTNAQSRVFEESLRKKNIPYRIYGGLSFYQRKEIKDVIAYFRMVVNPKDEEAFKRIINYPTRGIGNTTVGKIVDTAQLHNLSLWETISDPLGHNLNVNAGTAKKLKDFQILIDGFIKELPVASAYELATKIVKESGIAREAYQDQTPEGMSRQENLQELLGGIHEFCESRVEEGEQNIGLIDFLSEVSLLSDQDTDKEGDHEKVTMMTIHASKGLEFKNVFVVGLEEDLFPSSMTKSEPKGLEEERRLFYVAITRAEQFCMLTYAKSRFRNGQTNSCNPSRFLKDINPEYLNANAGVLEGSMGGFSQQTQGSFWDNVRKNREEKEEIRQVQLREDSIFESPQIPSRENKYSKPNFVNARTAEPKTPLTKDIYGIQVGAVIKHERFGIGTVSAIEGDAASRKATVEFENAGVKQLLLKFARFEIIG